A single window of Crassostrea angulata isolate pt1a10 chromosome 8, ASM2561291v2, whole genome shotgun sequence DNA harbors:
- the LOC128161320 gene encoding uncharacterized protein LOC128161320 has translation MESFVKTESKTVGKKKRKLQNEEYSESSSSGVQVEESKTAQLQHKESSAKKRASSLRSSSSAEWFFTSDENDDNTDESSSEGGLTDEKEGTFPASKLKYIDLKNINIFYNEKFDPLEELMQNIKTDILETFPDIPDFENSVKKFSRLTKESLLFSWDFDEIKKRINDCFMLKMHREYKIVKDIKSDFEKAKEVDKKMDLTDWLDRKWLLGVKTFLSSTLSVIKTTLFPTDEDDSVTERKGSIKKKRRKSKYMRRKNAERSTEIRQPSESVFKHNWAMFGGLFFLEQKGVMKKIIVIGDKIVNSTPDLAYPLTPVPQEGRNLQNCTLLFVVEVKGKPINNLSSECLEDRLDSCVLGQVGSELIAETESSALYPNSLGIVFMETTFIFVYLKMPKEHHKAGSLLKSRGNIHYTRPFEMLKAADRAEVSEFLYWLGCIQNRHGKELF, from the exons ATGGAGTCATTTGTAAAAACAGAATCCAAAACTGTtggtaaaaagaaaagaaaactacAAAACGAAGAATACAGTGAATCCTCATCATCAGGAGTTCAg gtTGAAGAGAGTAAAACAGCACAACTGCAACACAAGGAAAGCTCTGCAAAGAAAAGGGCATCATCTTTAAGGTCATCTTCTTCAGCAGAATGGTTTTTTACATCTGATGAAAATGATGACAACACTGACGAAAGTTCTTCAGAAGGAGGATTAACGGATGAAAAGGAAGGAACTTTTCCTGCCagtaaattaaaatacatagatttaaaaaatatcaacattttttataatgaaaaatttgaCCCTCTCGAGGAACTAATGCAGAATATTAAAACTGACATTTTGGAGACATTTCCAGACATTCCAGATTTTGAAAACTCTGTGAAAAAGTTTAGCAGACTTACCAAGGAGAGTTTGTTGTTTTCTTGGGactttgatgaaattaaaaagagGATCAATGATTGCTTTATGCTCAAAATGCATCGGgaatacaaaattgtaaaagatataaaatCTGACTTCGAAAAGGCAAAAGAAGTGGACAAAAAAATGGATCTCACTGATTG gTTGGACAGAAAATGGCTCCTAGGTGTTAAAACCTTTTTGTCATCAACGTTGTCGGTTATCAAAACCACTTTGTTTCCAACTGATGAGGATGACTCTGTTACAGAAAGAAAAGGGTCTATCAAAAAGAAAAGGAGAAAATCTAAATATATGAGAAGGAAAAATGCAGAAAGAAGCACTGAAATAAGACAACCTTCTGAGAGTGTTTTCAAACATAATTGGGCAATGTTTGGTGGGCTTTTCTTTCTGGAACAaaa AGGAgtgatgaaaaaaatcattgttattGGTGATAAAATAGTGAATAGTACTCCAGATTTAGCATATCCATTAACACCGGTGCCACAAGAAGGACGAAACCTACAGAATTGTACACTGCTGTTTGTAGTTGAG GTGAAAGGAAAACCAATCAACAATCTCTCATCTGAATGTCTGGAAGATCGACTTGACTCTTGTGTTCTTGGGCAAGTTGGATCTGAGCTTATTGCAGAAACAGAGAGCTCAGCTTTGTATCCAAATTCCCTGGGAATAGTATTTATGGAAACCACA TTCATATTTGTCTACCTAAAAATGCCAAAAGAACATCATAAAGCAGGTTCTCTACTCAAAAGTCGAGGAAACATTCACTATACGAGACCTTTTGAAATGCTGAAAGCAGCCGATAGAGCAGAAGTCAGTGAATTTTTGTATTGGCTTGGTTGCATCCAAAACCGTCATGGAAAAGAGCTATTCTGA
- the LOC128161385 gene encoding uncharacterized protein LOC128161385 isoform X2, which yields MSACFVFCCTITVLLMFSVEGESCSEGTLTDGAEDCCYGLVKIGNICKACPAGYFGKNCSNPCPLQLYGPDCTQICYCSYCHPVYGCDARNDTATQTYQTFKLSTSISDEVNDSKTKMDLAVTQIDIQLNEHYWYRQTS from the exons ATGTCTGCTTGTTTCGTGTTTTGCTGCACAATCACAGTCTTACTGATGTTCTCAGTTGAAGGAGAAAGTTGCTCCGAAGG tactTTAACCGATGGAGCTGAAGACTGCTGCTATGGTTTAGTCAAAATTGGGAACATTTGTAAAG CGTGTCCAGCTGGTTATTTTGGAAAAAACTGCTCTAATCCGTGTCCTTTACAATTGTATGGTCCAGACTGCACCCAAATATGCTATTGTTCCTATTGCCATCCTGTCTATGGATGCGATGCAAGGAACG ATACAGCAACACAGACTTATCAAACTTTCAAACTATCAACTTCTATATCAGATGAGGTGAATGATTCCAAGACTAAAAtgg ATTTAGCAGTAACCCAAATCGACATCCAATTGAACGAACATTATTGGTATCGCCAAACAAGCTAA
- the LOC128161385 gene encoding uncharacterized protein LOC128161385 isoform X1, whose protein sequence is MSACFVFCCTITVLLMFSVEGESCSEGTLTDGAEDCCYGLVKIGNICKACPAGYFGKNCSNPCPLQLYGPDCTQICYCSYCHPVYGCDARNDTATQTYQTFKLSTSISDEVNDSKTKMDTMTQEPSKMMTINVPDEVKDLKRIIILSCGTLISVVLLLLMIREIRRYTLL, encoded by the exons ATGTCTGCTTGTTTCGTGTTTTGCTGCACAATCACAGTCTTACTGATGTTCTCAGTTGAAGGAGAAAGTTGCTCCGAAGG tactTTAACCGATGGAGCTGAAGACTGCTGCTATGGTTTAGTCAAAATTGGGAACATTTGTAAAG CGTGTCCAGCTGGTTATTTTGGAAAAAACTGCTCTAATCCGTGTCCTTTACAATTGTATGGTCCAGACTGCACCCAAATATGCTATTGTTCCTATTGCCATCCTGTCTATGGATGCGATGCAAGGAACG ATACAGCAACACAGACTTATCAAACTTTCAAACTATCAACTTCTATATCAGATGAGGTGAATGATTCCAAGACTAAAAtgg ACACAATGACACAAGAGCCTTCAAAAATGATGACAATTAATGTACCAGATGAAGTGAAAGATTTAAAACGGATTATAATCTTATCGTGTGGGACTTTAATATCCGTGGTGCTTCTGTTGTTGATGATACGCGAAATACGCAGATATACCTTACTATAA